In bacterium YEK0313, one genomic interval encodes:
- the safD gene encoding Sulfoacetaldehyde dehydrogenase, with the protein MTQASFEVIRSPFDGSPVGQMPIAGEAEVEAAMAAAERGYQVMRRLPRFARADILDRAAGILRARRDEVVRTIAAEAGKPLYDARGEVARSLFNLTNAAAETRRFGGHEVPLDMDAGVFEYQTATADGAKLDLAKAPVETLAALRRRVGIARRFPIGPILAIAPFNFPLNLVLHKVAPALAVGNSVVLKPAPQTPLTSLLLADILREAGLPEEALTVVHCPVPLAERMVKDERFAMVTFTGSAKVGWHIKAIAGRKKVALELGGNGAVIVCADADLDLAAARCVRGGMVYGGQYCIGVQRILVERPVHEAFLERLLARVAALKVGNPTEEGVDVGPVIDEGSARRIESWIQEAAAAGAKVLAGGERERAVIRPCVLAETTPGMKVEDEEIFGPVVTVNPFDRFEDAVARANSGKYGLQGGLFTADIRRAFGAIEDWDVGGLMVNDVPIYRLDNMPFGGWKQSGLGREGTVYAMEEMTDIKHLVVNYA; encoded by the coding sequence ATGACGCAAGCGTCCTTCGAGGTCATCCGTTCACCTTTCGACGGCTCGCCGGTCGGCCAGATGCCGATCGCCGGCGAGGCCGAAGTGGAAGCGGCCATGGCCGCCGCCGAGCGCGGCTACCAGGTCATGCGCCGCCTGCCCCGCTTCGCCCGCGCCGACATTCTCGACCGCGCCGCCGGCATCCTGCGCGCGCGCCGCGACGAGGTGGTGCGCACCATCGCGGCGGAAGCCGGCAAGCCGCTCTACGATGCGCGCGGCGAGGTCGCCCGCTCGCTGTTCAACCTGACCAATGCCGCCGCCGAGACGCGCCGTTTCGGCGGCCATGAAGTGCCGCTCGACATGGATGCCGGCGTCTTCGAATACCAGACGGCGACCGCCGACGGCGCCAAGCTCGACCTCGCCAAGGCGCCGGTCGAGACGCTCGCGGCGCTGCGCCGGCGGGTCGGCATCGCCCGCCGCTTCCCGATCGGCCCGATCCTCGCCATCGCGCCGTTCAACTTCCCGCTGAACCTCGTCCTGCACAAGGTCGCCCCGGCGCTCGCCGTCGGCAATTCCGTGGTGCTGAAGCCGGCGCCGCAGACGCCACTGACCTCGCTCCTGCTCGCCGACATCCTGCGCGAGGCCGGGCTGCCGGAGGAGGCGCTGACCGTCGTGCACTGCCCGGTGCCGCTTGCCGAGCGCATGGTCAAGGACGAGCGCTTCGCCATGGTCACCTTCACCGGCTCGGCCAAGGTCGGCTGGCACATCAAGGCGATCGCCGGCCGCAAGAAGGTCGCGCTCGAGCTCGGCGGCAACGGCGCCGTCATCGTCTGCGCCGATGCCGACCTCGATCTCGCGGCAGCGCGCTGCGTGCGCGGCGGCATGGTCTATGGCGGCCAGTACTGCATCGGCGTCCAGCGCATCCTGGTCGAGCGGCCGGTCCATGAGGCTTTCCTCGAACGGCTGCTGGCGCGCGTCGCCGCGCTCAAGGTCGGCAACCCGACGGAAGAAGGCGTCGATGTCGGCCCGGTCATCGACGAGGGTTCGGCCCGGCGCATCGAAAGCTGGATCCAGGAGGCGGCTGCGGCCGGCGCCAAGGTGCTGGCCGGCGGTGAGCGCGAACGCGCGGTGATCCGCCCCTGCGTGCTCGCCGAGACGACGCCCGGCATGAAGGTCGAGGACGAGGAGATCTTCGGACCGGTGGTGACGGTCAATCCGTTCGATCGGTTCGAGGATGCCGTCGCCCGCGCCAATTCGGGCAAGTACGGCCTGCAGGGCGGCCTCTTCACCGCCGATATCAGGCGCGCCTTCGGTGCCATCGAGGACTGGGACGTCGGCGGCCTGATGGTCAACGACGTGCCGATCTACCGGCTCGACAACATGCCTTTCGGCGGCTGGAAGCAATCCGGCCTCGGCCGCGAAGGCACCGTCTACGCCATGGAAGAGATGACCGACATCAAGCATCTCGTCGTCAACTACGCCTGA
- the occP gene encoding Octopine permease ATP-binding protein P: MTAPLLELDGLTRRFGGLTAVNNVSLRFGEGEIVGLIGSNGAGKTTLVNLVTGHLKPSAGKVAFSGRDITGAPPYRLARLGLLRTFQVVQPFAQLAARDNVAAAALFSGAAPDMAGAREAAEVALKRLGIAHVADRLPPHLTLAERKRLELAKSLAARPKMLFLDEVNAGLNSAEIDAVLDMIRSIAAEGVTIVVIEHLMKVVRGLCTRLVVLHQGALLADGPTDQVARDPAVIDAYLGARGAAMLETAR; this comes from the coding sequence ATGACCGCTCCCCTGCTCGAGCTCGACGGCCTCACCCGCCGCTTCGGCGGCCTGACCGCGGTCAACAACGTTTCGCTGCGCTTCGGCGAGGGTGAAATCGTCGGCCTGATCGGCTCCAACGGCGCCGGCAAGACGACGCTGGTCAACCTGGTGACCGGGCATCTCAAGCCCTCCGCCGGCAAAGTGGCCTTTTCCGGCCGCGACATCACCGGCGCACCGCCCTACCGGCTCGCCCGGCTTGGGCTGCTGCGCACCTTCCAGGTGGTGCAGCCCTTCGCCCAGCTTGCCGCGCGCGACAATGTCGCGGCCGCCGCCCTGTTCAGCGGCGCGGCCCCCGACATGGCTGGCGCGCGCGAGGCGGCCGAGGTGGCGCTGAAACGGCTCGGCATCGCCCATGTCGCCGACCGCCTGCCGCCGCACCTGACGCTGGCCGAACGCAAGCGGCTGGAACTGGCGAAGTCGCTCGCGGCGCGACCGAAAATGCTGTTCCTCGACGAGGTCAATGCCGGCCTCAACTCGGCCGAGATCGACGCCGTCCTCGACATGATCCGGTCGATCGCCGCCGAAGGCGTGACCATCGTCGTCATCGAGCACCTCATGAAGGTCGTGCGCGGCCTCTGCACGCGGCTCGTCGTGCTGCATCAGGGAGCGCTGCTCGCCGACGGCCCGACCGACCAGGTCGCCCGCGATCCCGCCGTCATCGACGCCTATCTGGGTGCGCGCGGCGCCGCCATGCTGGAGACCGCCCGATGA
- the livH_29 gene encoding High-affinity branched-chain amino acid transport system permease protein LivH, with the protein MSASLFAQVLVNGLLLGGLYAAVAAGFSLVWGVLNVVNMLHGSAIVLGSYAAFFGWQKFGLNPFLTALIAGPAIGAFGWAIQRYLVARVIAAPVLITLVLTFALDLILNNAMLASFSADYRKIANVSGMPPLTFGPVGIPVDRLLAALAGLAATLAIHAYLTRSRLGRAIVAVRMDRETAMLMGVKVEQIYAATFGIGLALAGIAGCLMAAVFPISPLNSPGYLGVAFVACVLGGLGSVVGAIVGGLVLGVVESFGAIFVGPEYSVTVASVLLIIMLLWRPQGLLGRAGYE; encoded by the coding sequence ATGAGCGCCTCCCTTTTTGCGCAGGTCCTGGTCAACGGACTCCTGCTCGGCGGCCTCTATGCCGCCGTCGCGGCCGGCTTTTCGCTGGTCTGGGGTGTTCTCAACGTCGTCAACATGCTGCACGGCTCGGCGATCGTGCTCGGTTCCTATGCCGCGTTCTTCGGCTGGCAGAAATTCGGGCTGAATCCCTTTCTCACGGCGCTGATCGCCGGCCCCGCCATCGGAGCCTTCGGCTGGGCGATCCAGCGCTACCTGGTCGCGCGCGTCATCGCCGCGCCGGTGCTGATCACGCTCGTGCTGACCTTCGCCCTGGACCTGATCCTGAACAACGCCATGCTGGCGTCGTTCTCGGCCGACTACCGCAAGATCGCCAACGTCTCCGGCATGCCGCCCCTCACCTTCGGCCCGGTCGGCATCCCGGTCGACCGGTTGCTTGCGGCCCTCGCGGGCCTTGCGGCCACCCTCGCCATCCATGCCTATCTCACCCGCTCGCGGCTCGGCCGCGCCATCGTCGCCGTCCGCATGGACCGCGAGACCGCCATGCTGATGGGCGTCAAGGTCGAGCAGATCTATGCCGCAACCTTCGGCATCGGCCTGGCGCTGGCCGGCATTGCCGGCTGCCTGATGGCCGCGGTCTTCCCGATCTCGCCGCTGAACAGCCCGGGCTATCTCGGCGTCGCCTTCGTGGCCTGCGTGCTCGGCGGCCTCGGCAGCGTCGTCGGCGCCATTGTCGGCGGCCTCGTGCTCGGCGTGGTCGAAAGCTTCGGCGCCATCTTCGTGGGCCCCGAATACAGCGTCACCGTCGCCTCGGTCCTGCTCATCATCATGCTGCTGTGGCGCCCGCAAGGCCTGCTCGGCCGCGCCGGCTACGAGTGA
- a CDS encoding leucine/isoleucine/valine transporter permease subunit — translation MRSALNSSWLPPALVLALGAAIALGAPAALSGETYMLRLATQLALLVALSVAWNLVGGFTGYPSFATAAFFGLGAYATAVAQEAGWPLPLAFALAALCGALLAAPFGFAILRLRGHYFAIASLMLVTILKEVTTGWASLTGGGMGINLPGAGGDPIVIARIALQTMVMLAAAAIALSIIVARGRLGFGLACIRMNETAALGAGIDAPRLKTIAFTLSAAICGLAGAAYARWIGYIDPSDVYDVMWSVRPIIATLIGGVGTVMGPVVGAVVYMVFEELMWRNLLTFGTGALGILIALLVLIMPGGIIPSLMKRRAS, via the coding sequence ATGAGATCCGCGCTCAATTCCTCCTGGCTCCCGCCGGCCCTGGTGCTCGCCCTCGGCGCCGCCATCGCCCTCGGCGCGCCGGCCGCGCTCAGCGGCGAAACCTACATGCTGCGCCTTGCCACCCAGCTCGCCCTGCTGGTGGCCCTGTCGGTCGCCTGGAACCTCGTCGGCGGTTTCACCGGCTATCCGTCCTTCGCGACGGCCGCCTTTTTCGGGCTCGGCGCCTATGCGACCGCAGTCGCGCAGGAGGCCGGCTGGCCGCTGCCGCTCGCCTTTGCCCTCGCCGCGCTCTGCGGCGCGCTGCTCGCGGCGCCCTTCGGCTTCGCCATCCTGCGCCTGCGCGGCCACTACTTCGCCATTGCCAGTCTCATGCTGGTGACCATCCTGAAGGAGGTCACCACCGGCTGGGCCTCGCTCACCGGCGGCGGCATGGGCATCAATCTTCCCGGCGCCGGCGGCGACCCCATCGTCATCGCCCGCATCGCGCTGCAGACCATGGTCATGCTCGCCGCCGCGGCGATCGCGCTGTCGATCATCGTCGCTCGCGGCCGGCTCGGCTTCGGCCTCGCCTGCATCCGGATGAACGAGACCGCGGCCCTCGGCGCCGGCATCGACGCGCCGCGCCTGAAGACCATCGCCTTCACGCTCTCGGCGGCCATCTGCGGCCTGGCCGGCGCGGCCTATGCCCGCTGGATCGGCTATATCGACCCCTCTGACGTCTATGACGTGATGTGGTCGGTGCGCCCGATCATCGCGACGCTGATCGGCGGCGTCGGCACGGTGATGGGCCCGGTAGTGGGCGCTGTCGTCTACATGGTCTTCGAGGAGCTCATGTGGCGCAACCTGCTGACCTTCGGCACCGGCGCGCTCGGCATCCTCATCGCCCTGCTCGTGCTGATCATGCCCGGCGGCATCATCCCCTCGCTGATGAAGCGGAGGGCCTCATGA
- the cynR_3 gene encoding HTH-type transcriptional regulator CynR — MDFTQLRYFHEVAQLGTIRKASDKLRVAPSALSRQIQQLEHQVGMPLFERHTRGMRLTDAGEIYALHAKLVMLDAERARSELAALRGLERGGVRLVVVEGLVSNYLMDAIGRFRLDHPDIQFELLVSGTADVVGAVRKGEADIGIAFNAKPDPQVEFLFQLDDEVRAICRLDHPLTRMERVTLRDVFSHPVAMPVTSFGIRALVDETCRVQRLRAAPALVTNSIDALRSFAKAGHGVALITALSCQADAAAGALASVRLADPVLAASIDILVLGGRRLPLAVEAFLRTLRALADERR; from the coding sequence ATGGATTTCACCCAGTTGCGCTATTTTCACGAGGTCGCCCAGCTCGGCACGATCCGGAAGGCCTCGGACAAGCTGCGGGTGGCACCCTCGGCCCTCAGCCGGCAGATCCAGCAGCTCGAGCATCAGGTCGGCATGCCGCTGTTCGAGCGCCACACGCGCGGCATGCGCCTCACCGATGCCGGCGAAATCTATGCGCTGCACGCCAAGCTCGTCATGCTCGATGCCGAGCGCGCCCGTTCGGAGCTTGCGGCGCTGCGCGGCCTGGAACGCGGCGGCGTGCGCCTGGTGGTGGTCGAGGGGCTCGTCTCCAACTACCTGATGGACGCGATCGGCCGGTTCCGCCTCGACCATCCGGACATCCAGTTCGAACTGCTGGTCTCAGGCACCGCCGATGTCGTCGGCGCCGTGCGCAAGGGCGAGGCCGATATCGGCATCGCGTTCAACGCCAAGCCCGATCCGCAGGTGGAGTTCCTGTTCCAGCTCGACGACGAGGTGCGGGCGATCTGCCGTCTCGACCATCCGCTGACCCGGATGGAGCGGGTTACCCTCAGGGACGTCTTCAGCCATCCCGTCGCCATGCCGGTGACCAGTTTCGGCATTCGCGCCCTGGTCGACGAGACCTGCCGGGTTCAGCGGCTGCGCGCGGCTCCGGCGCTCGTCACCAACAGCATCGACGCCTTGCGCAGCTTCGCCAAGGCGGGCCACGGCGTGGCGCTGATCACGGCGCTCTCGTGCCAGGCCGACGCTGCCGCCGGGGCGCTCGCCTCCGTGCGGCTCGCCGATCCGGTTCTGGCGGCCTCGATCGACATCCTGGTGCTCGGCGGCCGCCGGCTGCCGCTGGCGGTCGAGGCCTTCCTGCGCACCTTGCGGGCACTTGCCGACGAACGGCGGTAG
- the kstR2_7 gene encoding HTH-type transcriptional repressor KstR2: MAAIKGDSRIKLLDAAEELFARKGYDATTTREIAAKSGDTLGTLNYHFGSKRNLLEQILQRRFVVVAEGRERYYRDACAEGTDGRPSLDGVVRAIALPYFDLALSGDPGWRHYVALLSRIREAGDDDLQRFYFNFAEPTMRQGMIWLGEAMPTASPRALAYCYEFSTMLALGTCTDIARERLHKLSDDPASGDDAHRHALLSFVVNGVRAVLDQDLLRADPAKAHPVKAARR, from the coding sequence TTGGCTGCGATCAAGGGTGACAGCCGTATCAAACTGCTCGATGCGGCCGAAGAACTGTTCGCCCGAAAGGGATACGACGCGACGACGACCCGCGAGATCGCAGCCAAGTCGGGCGATACGCTCGGCACGCTCAACTATCATTTCGGGTCGAAGCGCAACCTGCTCGAACAGATCCTGCAGCGCCGCTTCGTCGTCGTCGCGGAAGGACGCGAGCGCTATTATCGCGATGCGTGCGCCGAGGGGACGGACGGCCGCCCTTCGCTCGACGGCGTGGTGCGGGCGATCGCGCTGCCCTATTTCGATCTGGCTCTGTCGGGGGATCCAGGCTGGCGCCACTATGTCGCCCTGCTCAGCCGGATACGCGAGGCGGGGGACGACGACCTGCAGCGCTTCTATTTCAACTTCGCCGAGCCGACGATGCGGCAGGGCATGATCTGGCTCGGTGAGGCGATGCCCACGGCGAGCCCGCGCGCGCTGGCCTATTGTTACGAATTCTCGACGATGCTCGCTCTCGGAACCTGCACCGATATCGCGCGCGAGCGGCTGCACAAGCTGTCCGATGATCCCGCAAGCGGGGACGATGCGCATCGGCACGCGCTCCTGAGCTTCGTCGTCAATGGCGTCCGGGCGGTTCTGGACCAGGATTTGCTGCGGGCCGATCCGGCCAAGGCCCACCCGGTCAAGGCCGCCCGCCGGTAA
- the livF_25 gene encoding High-affinity branched-chain amino acid transport ATP-binding protein LivF: MTALSVEGLSAGYGDVTVLTDISFSVDAPGITAVIGSNGAGKTTLLRALSGLIRPTAGAIALAGQNLSGLAPDGFVTAGIAHVPEGRRLFAGMTVEDNLMMGAFSRRVPAAELKRDLDAVYAIFPRLGERRRQDAVSMSGGEQQMCAIGRGLMAKPKVMLIDELSLGLAPVAVDVLVAALKKVADDGLGLLVVEQDVAVAFELASAVVVLDRGRVTRTGPSAAIAADPAVRAAYLGEA, encoded by the coding sequence ATGACCGCTCTTTCCGTCGAAGGCCTCTCCGCCGGCTATGGCGACGTCACGGTCCTGACCGACATCTCCTTTTCCGTCGACGCGCCCGGCATCACCGCGGTGATCGGCTCCAACGGCGCCGGCAAGACGACGCTGCTGCGGGCGCTGTCGGGCCTGATCCGCCCGACCGCCGGCGCCATCGCGCTCGCCGGCCAGAACCTTTCGGGCCTTGCGCCCGACGGCTTCGTGACCGCCGGCATCGCCCATGTCCCGGAAGGCCGGCGGCTGTTCGCCGGCATGACCGTCGAAGACAATCTCATGATGGGCGCCTTCTCGCGCCGGGTGCCGGCGGCCGAGCTGAAGCGCGACCTCGACGCCGTCTATGCGATCTTTCCGCGCCTCGGCGAGCGACGCCGGCAGGACGCCGTGTCCATGTCCGGCGGCGAGCAGCAGATGTGCGCTATCGGCCGTGGCCTGATGGCCAAGCCGAAGGTCATGCTGATCGACGAACTGTCGCTCGGTCTCGCCCCCGTGGCGGTCGACGTGCTGGTCGCCGCCCTGAAGAAGGTCGCCGACGATGGCCTCGGCCTGCTGGTCGTCGAACAGGACGTCGCGGTCGCCTTCGAGCTCGCCAGCGCCGTGGTCGTGCTCGACCGCGGCCGCGTCACCCGCACCGGCCCGAGCGCCGCCATCGCGGCCGATCCGGCGGTTCGCGCCGCCTATCTGGGCGAAGCCTAG